AGGAAGCGGCCAACGCATTGTCTTGATCCTGTGCCGGTTTCATACGCTCCGCCAGCGCGCCCGGCCGGGTCACTGCGTGAGTTCTCTGAGCGCGCGATCCCAGTCCTGCGCAAATCGTCCGATGTGAAACCGTGCCTGTGCATCGCGCCGGGCCGCCTGTCCCCATTCGTTCGCCAGCGATGCGTCGCGGATCAATCGACGCATCGCGTGCGCGAGCACGTCGAGCCGCGTATCGGCCACGCCGTTGTGTCCCGAACGGATCAGCATCGCCATCTCCGTCGTGGCCAGCGCAACGACCGGCAGCCCCGCCATCATCGCCTCGATCACTGCCAGCCCGAGGCTCGTGTAGCGGATCGGGTTGAAAAAGAACCGGTAGGCGGACATGAAGCGCGGTAGCTCCGAGGCTGCAATTTCGCCGATGCCCCCCAACGCCTGCGCGTCCATGCCCACGAGATCGAGCGGGATCTCGTTGCGAAGCTGTTCGAAAACATCCGCCCCGAGCCGTCGGCCGCGGCGTGCCAGATGGTTCACGACCGTGATGCCTTTGGGCAGCGTGCCGTGCCAGTCGACGTCGTCGACGAGTTTCACGCCGTGCTCGATGACTCGCGTGGGGGTATCGCCCGAATCCCACATCAGGGCATTGAACGGTGTCACGTGAATCAGCATGACATTGCGATCCTGCACCGGGTGACGCGTGTTGGTCGGATGTGCCTGAGGCGGATCGTGCTCGACGAACGCCGTGGGCAGGCGCCGTTGCGCTTCCGAGAGCAGCGCCGGACCGTCTTCGAGATAGTGGCGGTGGTGCTGATACAGCACGCAGTCGAATTCCGTGTGAGGCACCGCGTGGTAGGGCACCTCGTGCACGTTGCCCCCCCACGGCAGCGCGCTGCCGCAACCGGCATAGCCGGCGGGATTGCCGGGCTTGGTCACGATATAGAAGTCATGTGGCGCGTGGGACAGATAGAACAGGTAGTTGCCGTGAACCTGCCATGTGAGAACTTTCAGGCGTTTCATATGTTTCATATGGACTCTCCCGCAATATCCTGCGCTGCGAGCATAGCGTGCACGCGTCGCATGACCTCGGCCACCGAAATGTCCTTCGCGCATTCGTGGCCGTATGGACACGTATGAAACATGCAGGGACGGCACGCCGGATACTTCGCCACGACGTTGTGACGCGCGGTGTCGGGCGGCGCCCAGCGTGCCACGTCGCTTCCGCAGGCGACGACGATGCTGCGCGTACCGAGCGCGGCGGCGATGTGCGAGACGCCGGTGTCGTTGCAGATCAGCAAGCGGGCATGCGCGACGAGCGCGGCCAGCGTGCCCAGCGATGTCTTGCTGCAAAAATCGACGATCGGCTCGTGTGCCCGCGCGTTCAGGGCCTCGGCGATTTCCCGTTCCTGTGCCCCGCCTGTCAGAATCACCCGATATCCCTGTCGCGTGACCTTGTCCGCAATGCTCGCGAAACGTTCCACCGGCCAGCGGCGCGACGGCATTCTCGATCCCGGATGCACGATGACGTAGCGGCCCGGCTCCAGCCGGAACTTGTCGCACAGTACCTGGAACGTTGCGTAATCCAGC
This is a stretch of genomic DNA from Pandoraea faecigallinarum. It encodes these proteins:
- a CDS encoding glycosyltransferase family 4 protein; the encoded protein is MKRLKVLTWQVHGNYLFYLSHAPHDFYIVTKPGNPAGYAGCGSALPWGGNVHEVPYHAVPHTEFDCVLYQHHRHYLEDGPALLSEAQRRLPTAFVEHDPPQAHPTNTRHPVQDRNVMLIHVTPFNALMWDSGDTPTRVIEHGVKLVDDVDWHGTLPKGITVVNHLARRGRRLGADVFEQLRNEIPLDLVGMDAQALGGIGEIAASELPRFMSAYRFFFNPIRYTSLGLAVIEAMMAGLPVVALATTEMAMLIRSGHNGVADTRLDVLAHAMRRLIRDASLANEWGQAARRDAQARFHIGRFAQDWDRALRELTQ